In one window of Sciurus carolinensis chromosome X, mSciCar1.2, whole genome shotgun sequence DNA:
- the Avpr2 gene encoding vasopressin V2 receptor, which produces MLLASTTSAVPGPLSPLSPPSNKSQEESPDTRDPLLARAELALLSTVFVAVALSNGLVLGALVRRGRRGRWAPMHVFIGHLCLADLAVALFQVLPQLAWDATDRFRGPDALCRAVKYLQMVGMYASSYMILAMTLDRHRAICRPMLAYRHGGGARWNRPVLVAWAFSLLLSLPQLFIFAQRDVGDGSGVFDCWARFAEPWGLRAYVTWIALMVFVAPALGIAACQVLIFREIHASLVPGPSERAGGGRRGHRTGSPREGARVSAAMAKTVRMTLVIVIVYVLCWAPFFLVQLWAAWDPEAPLEGPPFVLLMLLASLNSCTNPWIYASFSSSVSSELRSLLCCARVQDPPSPGPQDESCATASSSLAKETFS; this is translated from the exons ATGCTGCTGGCGTCCACCACCTCTG CTGTGCCTGGGCCCCTGTCTCCACTTAGCCCGCCAAGCAACAAGAGCCAGGAGGAGTCACCGGACACCAGGGACCCATTGCTAGCCCGGGCAGAACTGGCCCTGCTTTCCACAGTCTTTGTGGCTGTGGCCTTGAGCAATGGCTTGGTACTGGGGGCCCTAGTGCGGCGGGGCCGGCGGGGCCGCTGGGCACCCATGCATGTCTTCATTGGTCACTTGTGCCTAGCGGACCTAGCTGTGGCTCTATTTCAAGTGCTGCCCCAGCTGGCCTGGGATGCCACCGACCGCTTCCGTGGGCCCGATGCCCTGTGTCGGGCTGTCAAGTACCTGCAGATGGTGGGCATGTATGCTTCCTCCTACATGATCCTGGCCATGACGCTAGACCGCCACCGCGCCATCTGCCGCCCCATGCTGGCATACCGCCATGGAGGTGGGGCTCGCTGGAACCGGCCAGTACTGGTGGCCTGGGCCTTCTCACTTCTTCTCAGCCTGCCCCAGCTCTTCATCTTTGCCCAGCGTGATGTGGGAGATGGCAGCGGGGTCTTCGACTGCTGGGCCCGTTTTGCAGAGCCCTGGGGCCTTCGTGCCTATGTCACCTGGATTGCCCTGATGGTGTTTGTGGCACCTGCCCTGGGTATTGCTGCTTGCCAGGTTCTCATCTTCCGGGAGATTCATGCCAGTCTGGTGCCAGGGCCatcagaaagggctgggggtggccGCAGAGGGCACCGGACAGGCAGTCCCAGAGAGGGAGCCCGGGTGTCAGCAGCCATGGCCAAGACTGTGAGAATGACACTGGTGATTGTGATCGTCTACGTGTTATGCTGGGCACCCTTCTTCCTTGTGCAGCTGTGGGCAGCATGGGACCCAGAGGCCCCTCTGGAAG GGCCCCCTTTCGTGCTGCTCATGTTGCTGGCCAGCCTCAACAGCTGTACCAACCCCTGGATCTACGCCTCCTTCAGCAGCAGTGTCTCCTCAGAGCTGCGCAGCTTGCTCTGCTGTGCTCGGGTACAGGACCCACCCAGCCCAGGGCCCCAAGATGAGTCCTGTGCCACTGCCAGCTCCTCCCTGGCTAAGGAGACTTTCTCGTGA
- the Arhgap4 gene encoding rho GTPase-activating protein 4 isoform X2 produces the protein MAAHGKLRRERGLQADYEAQVKEMRWQLSEQLRCLELQGELRRELLQELAEFMRRRAEVELEYSRGLDKLAERFASRGGRLGGSSREQQSFRKEPSLLSPLHCWAVLLQQTRQQSRDSAALSEVLAGPLAQRLSHIAEDVGRIVRKAKKTYQVYHVDSMNAEAKLREAERQEEKRAGRSAPVATAATATTTTAETGPLRKSSLKKGGKLVEKRQAKFLEHRLKCTKARNEYLLSLASVNAAVSNYYLHDVLDLMDCCDTGFHLALGQVLRSYTTAESRTQASQMQGLGSLEEALEALDPPGDKAKVLEVHATAFCPPLRFDYQPHEGDEVAEIRVEMELRDEILPRAQNIQSRLDRQTIETEEVNKTLKATLQALLEVVATDDGDMLDSFQASPSTESLKSTSSDPGTRQAGRRRGQQQETETFYITKLQEYLSGRSILAKLQAKHEKLQEALQRGDKEEREMSWTQYTQRKLQKSRHPRPSSQYNQKLFGGDMEKFIQSSGQPVPLVVESCIRFINLNGLQHEGIFRVSGAQPRISEIRDAFERGEDPLVEGCTAHDLDSVAGVLKLYFRSLEPPLFPPDLFSELLASAELEAVAERVEPVSRLLARLPGPVLVVLRYLFTFLNHLAQYSDENMMDPYNLAVCFGPTLLPVPAGQDPVALQSRVNQLVQTLILQPAQVFPTLATLPGPAYEKCMAPPSASCLGDAQLEILVGENEPELEAGTSAQDNDLEGVVEAVACFAYTGRTAQELTFQRGDVLRLHARASSDWWRGEHAGVRGLIPHKYIMLPEGSEVGTPPEAVDPSGYRRHCLVPTSPEQHVDVDKAVAQNMDSVFKELLGKAAARQGLGPAATASTSPGPRSPKPLACSRLGRNKGFSRGPGAPASPSASHPQGQIQP, from the exons ATGGCGGCGCACGGGAAGCTGCGGCGGGAGCGGGGGCTGCAGGCCGACTACGAGGCGCAAGTGAAAG AGATGCGCTGGCAGCTGAGTGAGCAGCTGCGCTGCCTGGAGCTGCAGGGCGAGCTGCGGAGGGAGCTGCTGCAGGAGCTGGCTGAGTTCATGCGGCGGCGAGCTGAGGTGGAGCTGGAGTACTCCCGGGGCCTGGACAAGCTGGCCGAGCGCTTTGCCAGCCGCGGAGGTCGCCTGGGGGGCAGCAGCCGGGAGCAGCAAAGCTTCCG GAAGGAGCCATCCCTCCTGTCCCCCTTGCATTGCTGGGCTGTGTTGCTGCAGCAAACGCGGCAGCAGAGCCGGGACAGCGCGGCCCTCAGTGAGGTGCTGGCCGGGCCTCTGGCCCAGCGCCTGAGTCACATCGCAGAGGACGTGGGGCGCATTGTCAGGAAG GCCAAGAAGACATACCAGGTGTACCATGTGGACAGCATGAATGCAGAGGCGAAGCTCCGGGAAGCTGAGCGGCAAGAGGAGAAGCGGGCAGGTCGGAGTGCCCCTGTGGCCACTGCTgccaccgccaccaccaccactgctgAGACAGGGCCCCTCCGCAAGAGCTCCCTCAAGAAGGGGGGGAAGCTGGTGGAGAAG CGTCAGGCCAAGTTCTTGGAGCACAGACTCAAGTGCACTAAGGCGCGCAATGAATACCTGCTCAGCTTGGCCAGCGTCAACGCTGCCGTCAGCAACTACTACTTGCATGATGTCTTGGACCTCATGGAT TGCTGTGACACAGGCTTCCACTTGGCCCTGGGGCAGGTGCTCCGGAGCTACACAACCGCAGAGAGCCGCACCCAAGCCTCCCAGATGCAGGGTCTGGGCAGCCTGGAGGAGGCTCTAGAGGCCCTGGATCCTCCAGGAGACAAGGCCAAGGTGCTCGAGGTGCATGCAACTGCTTTCTGTCCCCCGCTGCGTTTTGACTACCAGCCGCACGAAGGTGATGAG GTGGCTGAGATCCGGGTTGAGATGGAACTGCGGGATGAGAttctgcccagagcccagaatatCCAGAGCCGCCTGGACCGACAGACCATTGAGACAGAAGAG GTGAACAAGACATTGAAGGCAACGCTGCAGGCTCTGCTGGAGGTGGTAGCAACAGATGATGGGGACATGCTCGATTCTTTCCAGGCCAGTCCTTCCACTGAGTCCCTCAAGTCCACCAGCTCAGACCCAGGCACCCGGCAGGCAGGCCGGAGGCGGGGACAGCAACAGGAGACAGAGACCTTCTATATCACG AAGCTGCAGGAGTATCTGAGTGGACGGAGCATCCTTGCCAAGCTTCAGGCCAAGCATGAGAAGCTGCAGGAGGCCTTGCAACGAG GTGACAAGGAGGAGCGGGAGATGTCTTG GACCCAGTACACACAGAGAAAACTCCAGAAGAGCCGCCATCCCCGCCCCAGCTCCCAGTATAACCAGAAACTCTTTGGAGGAGACATGGAGAAGTTTATCCAG AGCTCGGGTCAGCCTGTTCCCCTGGTGGTGGAGAGCTGTATCCGCTTCATTAACCTCAACG GCTTGCAGCATGAAGGCATCTTCCGAGTGTCAGGTGCCCAGCCCCGGATCTCAGAGATCCGTGATGCCTTCGAGAGAG GAGAGGACCCTCTGGTAGAAGGCTGCACTGCCCATGACCTGGACTCAGTGGCTGGGGTGCTGAAGCTCTACTTCCGGAGCCTGGAGCCCCCACTCTTCCCCCCAGACCTGTTCAGTGAGCTGCTGGCTTCTGCAG AGCTGGAGGCTGTGGCTGAGCGGGTAGAGCCTGTGAGCCGCCTGTTGGCCCGGCTGCCTGGCCCGGTGCTGGTGGTCCTACGCTACCTTTTCACCTTCCTCAACCA CCTGGCCCAGTACAGCGATGAGAATATGATGGACCCCTACAACCTGGCTGTGTGCTTTGGGCCAACACTGCTGCCCGTGCCTGCTGGACAGGACCCAGTGGCCTTGCAGAGCCGGGTGAACCAGCTGGTGCAGACACTCATCCTGCAGCCGGCCCAGGTTTTCCCAACCCTGGCCACACTGCCAGGCCCCGCCTATGAGAAGTGCATGGCTCCACCTTCGGCCAGCTGCCTGGG GGATGCCCAACTGGAGATCCTCGTGGGGGAGAACGAgccagagctggaagctgggaccTCAGCTCAAGACAATG ACCTGGAGGGTGTTGTGGAGGCCGTGGCCTGCTTTGCCTACACAGGCCGCACGGCCCAGGAGCTGACGTTCCAGCGAGGGGATGTTCTGCGACTGCATGCGCGGGCCTCAAGTGACTGGTGGCGGGGCGAGCATGCTGGTGTGCGGGGACTCATTCCCCACAAGTATATCATGCTGCCTGAGGG GTCAGAGGTAGGCACCCCACCTGAGGCTGTAGACCCCTCTGGATACAGACGACACTGCTTGGTCCCAACCTCCCCAGAGCAACATGTGGATGTGGATAAG GCTGTGGCGCAGAACATGGACTCCGTGTTTAAGGAGCTCTTGGGGAAGGCTGCTGCCCGCCAAGGCCTTGGGCCAGCAGCTACTGCCTCCACCAGCCCCGGGCCCCGAAGCCCAAAGCCTCTGGCCTGTAGCCGCCTGGGCAGAAACAAAGGCTTCTCCCGAGGGCCTGGGGCCCCAGCTTCGCCCTCTGCTTCCCATCCCCAGGGCCAGATTCAGCCCTGA
- the Arhgap4 gene encoding rho GTPase-activating protein 4 isoform X1 — protein sequence MAAHGKLRRERGLQADYEAQVKEMRWQLSEQLRCLELQGELRRELLQELAEFMRRRAEVELEYSRGLDKLAERFASRGGRLGGSSREQQSFRKEPSLLSPLHCWAVLLQQTRQQSRDSAALSEVLAGPLAQRLSHIAEDVGRIVRKSKDLVQQLQDELLEVVSELQTAKKTYQVYHVDSMNAEAKLREAERQEEKRAGRSAPVATAATATTTTAETGPLRKSSLKKGGKLVEKRQAKFLEHRLKCTKARNEYLLSLASVNAAVSNYYLHDVLDLMDCCDTGFHLALGQVLRSYTTAESRTQASQMQGLGSLEEALEALDPPGDKAKVLEVHATAFCPPLRFDYQPHEGDEVAEIRVEMELRDEILPRAQNIQSRLDRQTIETEEVNKTLKATLQALLEVVATDDGDMLDSFQASPSTESLKSTSSDPGTRQAGRRRGQQQETETFYITKLQEYLSGRSILAKLQAKHEKLQEALQRGDKEEREMSWTQYTQRKLQKSRHPRPSSQYNQKLFGGDMEKFIQSSGQPVPLVVESCIRFINLNGLQHEGIFRVSGAQPRISEIRDAFERGEDPLVEGCTAHDLDSVAGVLKLYFRSLEPPLFPPDLFSELLASAELEAVAERVEPVSRLLARLPGPVLVVLRYLFTFLNHLAQYSDENMMDPYNLAVCFGPTLLPVPAGQDPVALQSRVNQLVQTLILQPAQVFPTLATLPGPAYEKCMAPPSASCLGDAQLEILVGENEPELEAGTSAQDNDLEGVVEAVACFAYTGRTAQELTFQRGDVLRLHARASSDWWRGEHAGVRGLIPHKYIMLPEGSEVGTPPEAVDPSGYRRHCLVPTSPEQHVDVDKAVAQNMDSVFKELLGKAAARQGLGPAATASTSPGPRSPKPLACSRLGRNKGFSRGPGAPASPSASHPQGQIQP from the exons ATGGCGGCGCACGGGAAGCTGCGGCGGGAGCGGGGGCTGCAGGCCGACTACGAGGCGCAAGTGAAAG AGATGCGCTGGCAGCTGAGTGAGCAGCTGCGCTGCCTGGAGCTGCAGGGCGAGCTGCGGAGGGAGCTGCTGCAGGAGCTGGCTGAGTTCATGCGGCGGCGAGCTGAGGTGGAGCTGGAGTACTCCCGGGGCCTGGACAAGCTGGCCGAGCGCTTTGCCAGCCGCGGAGGTCGCCTGGGGGGCAGCAGCCGGGAGCAGCAAAGCTTCCG GAAGGAGCCATCCCTCCTGTCCCCCTTGCATTGCTGGGCTGTGTTGCTGCAGCAAACGCGGCAGCAGAGCCGGGACAGCGCGGCCCTCAGTGAGGTGCTGGCCGGGCCTCTGGCCCAGCGCCTGAGTCACATCGCAGAGGACGTGGGGCGCATTGTCAGGAAG AGTAAGGACCTGGTGCAACAGCTGCAGGATGAGCTCCTGGAAGTGGTCTCAGAGCTCCAGACG GCCAAGAAGACATACCAGGTGTACCATGTGGACAGCATGAATGCAGAGGCGAAGCTCCGGGAAGCTGAGCGGCAAGAGGAGAAGCGGGCAGGTCGGAGTGCCCCTGTGGCCACTGCTgccaccgccaccaccaccactgctgAGACAGGGCCCCTCCGCAAGAGCTCCCTCAAGAAGGGGGGGAAGCTGGTGGAGAAG CGTCAGGCCAAGTTCTTGGAGCACAGACTCAAGTGCACTAAGGCGCGCAATGAATACCTGCTCAGCTTGGCCAGCGTCAACGCTGCCGTCAGCAACTACTACTTGCATGATGTCTTGGACCTCATGGAT TGCTGTGACACAGGCTTCCACTTGGCCCTGGGGCAGGTGCTCCGGAGCTACACAACCGCAGAGAGCCGCACCCAAGCCTCCCAGATGCAGGGTCTGGGCAGCCTGGAGGAGGCTCTAGAGGCCCTGGATCCTCCAGGAGACAAGGCCAAGGTGCTCGAGGTGCATGCAACTGCTTTCTGTCCCCCGCTGCGTTTTGACTACCAGCCGCACGAAGGTGATGAG GTGGCTGAGATCCGGGTTGAGATGGAACTGCGGGATGAGAttctgcccagagcccagaatatCCAGAGCCGCCTGGACCGACAGACCATTGAGACAGAAGAG GTGAACAAGACATTGAAGGCAACGCTGCAGGCTCTGCTGGAGGTGGTAGCAACAGATGATGGGGACATGCTCGATTCTTTCCAGGCCAGTCCTTCCACTGAGTCCCTCAAGTCCACCAGCTCAGACCCAGGCACCCGGCAGGCAGGCCGGAGGCGGGGACAGCAACAGGAGACAGAGACCTTCTATATCACG AAGCTGCAGGAGTATCTGAGTGGACGGAGCATCCTTGCCAAGCTTCAGGCCAAGCATGAGAAGCTGCAGGAGGCCTTGCAACGAG GTGACAAGGAGGAGCGGGAGATGTCTTG GACCCAGTACACACAGAGAAAACTCCAGAAGAGCCGCCATCCCCGCCCCAGCTCCCAGTATAACCAGAAACTCTTTGGAGGAGACATGGAGAAGTTTATCCAG AGCTCGGGTCAGCCTGTTCCCCTGGTGGTGGAGAGCTGTATCCGCTTCATTAACCTCAACG GCTTGCAGCATGAAGGCATCTTCCGAGTGTCAGGTGCCCAGCCCCGGATCTCAGAGATCCGTGATGCCTTCGAGAGAG GAGAGGACCCTCTGGTAGAAGGCTGCACTGCCCATGACCTGGACTCAGTGGCTGGGGTGCTGAAGCTCTACTTCCGGAGCCTGGAGCCCCCACTCTTCCCCCCAGACCTGTTCAGTGAGCTGCTGGCTTCTGCAG AGCTGGAGGCTGTGGCTGAGCGGGTAGAGCCTGTGAGCCGCCTGTTGGCCCGGCTGCCTGGCCCGGTGCTGGTGGTCCTACGCTACCTTTTCACCTTCCTCAACCA CCTGGCCCAGTACAGCGATGAGAATATGATGGACCCCTACAACCTGGCTGTGTGCTTTGGGCCAACACTGCTGCCCGTGCCTGCTGGACAGGACCCAGTGGCCTTGCAGAGCCGGGTGAACCAGCTGGTGCAGACACTCATCCTGCAGCCGGCCCAGGTTTTCCCAACCCTGGCCACACTGCCAGGCCCCGCCTATGAGAAGTGCATGGCTCCACCTTCGGCCAGCTGCCTGGG GGATGCCCAACTGGAGATCCTCGTGGGGGAGAACGAgccagagctggaagctgggaccTCAGCTCAAGACAATG ACCTGGAGGGTGTTGTGGAGGCCGTGGCCTGCTTTGCCTACACAGGCCGCACGGCCCAGGAGCTGACGTTCCAGCGAGGGGATGTTCTGCGACTGCATGCGCGGGCCTCAAGTGACTGGTGGCGGGGCGAGCATGCTGGTGTGCGGGGACTCATTCCCCACAAGTATATCATGCTGCCTGAGGG GTCAGAGGTAGGCACCCCACCTGAGGCTGTAGACCCCTCTGGATACAGACGACACTGCTTGGTCCCAACCTCCCCAGAGCAACATGTGGATGTGGATAAG GCTGTGGCGCAGAACATGGACTCCGTGTTTAAGGAGCTCTTGGGGAAGGCTGCTGCCCGCCAAGGCCTTGGGCCAGCAGCTACTGCCTCCACCAGCCCCGGGCCCCGAAGCCCAAAGCCTCTGGCCTGTAGCCGCCTGGGCAGAAACAAAGGCTTCTCCCGAGGGCCTGGGGCCCCAGCTTCGCCCTCTGCTTCCCATCCCCAGGGCCAGATTCAGCCCTGA
- the Arhgap4 gene encoding rho GTPase-activating protein 4 isoform X3, with amino-acid sequence MNAEAKLREAERQEEKRAGRSAPVATAATATTTTAETGPLRKSSLKKGGKLVEKRQAKFLEHRLKCTKARNEYLLSLASVNAAVSNYYLHDVLDLMDCCDTGFHLALGQVLRSYTTAESRTQASQMQGLGSLEEALEALDPPGDKAKVLEVHATAFCPPLRFDYQPHEGDEVAEIRVEMELRDEILPRAQNIQSRLDRQTIETEEVNKTLKATLQALLEVVATDDGDMLDSFQASPSTESLKSTSSDPGTRQAGRRRGQQQETETFYITKLQEYLSGRSILAKLQAKHEKLQEALQRGDKEEREMSWTQYTQRKLQKSRHPRPSSQYNQKLFGGDMEKFIQSSGQPVPLVVESCIRFINLNGLQHEGIFRVSGAQPRISEIRDAFERGEDPLVEGCTAHDLDSVAGVLKLYFRSLEPPLFPPDLFSELLASAELEAVAERVEPVSRLLARLPGPVLVVLRYLFTFLNHLAQYSDENMMDPYNLAVCFGPTLLPVPAGQDPVALQSRVNQLVQTLILQPAQVFPTLATLPGPAYEKCMAPPSASCLGDAQLEILVGENEPELEAGTSAQDNDLEGVVEAVACFAYTGRTAQELTFQRGDVLRLHARASSDWWRGEHAGVRGLIPHKYIMLPEGSEVGTPPEAVDPSGYRRHCLVPTSPEQHVDVDKAVAQNMDSVFKELLGKAAARQGLGPAATASTSPGPRSPKPLACSRLGRNKGFSRGPGAPASPSASHPQGQIQP; translated from the exons ATGAATGCAGAGGCGAAGCTCCGGGAAGCTGAGCGGCAAGAGGAGAAGCGGGCAGGTCGGAGTGCCCCTGTGGCCACTGCTgccaccgccaccaccaccactgctgAGACAGGGCCCCTCCGCAAGAGCTCCCTCAAGAAGGGGGGGAAGCTGGTGGAGAAG CGTCAGGCCAAGTTCTTGGAGCACAGACTCAAGTGCACTAAGGCGCGCAATGAATACCTGCTCAGCTTGGCCAGCGTCAACGCTGCCGTCAGCAACTACTACTTGCATGATGTCTTGGACCTCATGGAT TGCTGTGACACAGGCTTCCACTTGGCCCTGGGGCAGGTGCTCCGGAGCTACACAACCGCAGAGAGCCGCACCCAAGCCTCCCAGATGCAGGGTCTGGGCAGCCTGGAGGAGGCTCTAGAGGCCCTGGATCCTCCAGGAGACAAGGCCAAGGTGCTCGAGGTGCATGCAACTGCTTTCTGTCCCCCGCTGCGTTTTGACTACCAGCCGCACGAAGGTGATGAG GTGGCTGAGATCCGGGTTGAGATGGAACTGCGGGATGAGAttctgcccagagcccagaatatCCAGAGCCGCCTGGACCGACAGACCATTGAGACAGAAGAG GTGAACAAGACATTGAAGGCAACGCTGCAGGCTCTGCTGGAGGTGGTAGCAACAGATGATGGGGACATGCTCGATTCTTTCCAGGCCAGTCCTTCCACTGAGTCCCTCAAGTCCACCAGCTCAGACCCAGGCACCCGGCAGGCAGGCCGGAGGCGGGGACAGCAACAGGAGACAGAGACCTTCTATATCACG AAGCTGCAGGAGTATCTGAGTGGACGGAGCATCCTTGCCAAGCTTCAGGCCAAGCATGAGAAGCTGCAGGAGGCCTTGCAACGAG GTGACAAGGAGGAGCGGGAGATGTCTTG GACCCAGTACACACAGAGAAAACTCCAGAAGAGCCGCCATCCCCGCCCCAGCTCCCAGTATAACCAGAAACTCTTTGGAGGAGACATGGAGAAGTTTATCCAG AGCTCGGGTCAGCCTGTTCCCCTGGTGGTGGAGAGCTGTATCCGCTTCATTAACCTCAACG GCTTGCAGCATGAAGGCATCTTCCGAGTGTCAGGTGCCCAGCCCCGGATCTCAGAGATCCGTGATGCCTTCGAGAGAG GAGAGGACCCTCTGGTAGAAGGCTGCACTGCCCATGACCTGGACTCAGTGGCTGGGGTGCTGAAGCTCTACTTCCGGAGCCTGGAGCCCCCACTCTTCCCCCCAGACCTGTTCAGTGAGCTGCTGGCTTCTGCAG AGCTGGAGGCTGTGGCTGAGCGGGTAGAGCCTGTGAGCCGCCTGTTGGCCCGGCTGCCTGGCCCGGTGCTGGTGGTCCTACGCTACCTTTTCACCTTCCTCAACCA CCTGGCCCAGTACAGCGATGAGAATATGATGGACCCCTACAACCTGGCTGTGTGCTTTGGGCCAACACTGCTGCCCGTGCCTGCTGGACAGGACCCAGTGGCCTTGCAGAGCCGGGTGAACCAGCTGGTGCAGACACTCATCCTGCAGCCGGCCCAGGTTTTCCCAACCCTGGCCACACTGCCAGGCCCCGCCTATGAGAAGTGCATGGCTCCACCTTCGGCCAGCTGCCTGGG GGATGCCCAACTGGAGATCCTCGTGGGGGAGAACGAgccagagctggaagctgggaccTCAGCTCAAGACAATG ACCTGGAGGGTGTTGTGGAGGCCGTGGCCTGCTTTGCCTACACAGGCCGCACGGCCCAGGAGCTGACGTTCCAGCGAGGGGATGTTCTGCGACTGCATGCGCGGGCCTCAAGTGACTGGTGGCGGGGCGAGCATGCTGGTGTGCGGGGACTCATTCCCCACAAGTATATCATGCTGCCTGAGGG GTCAGAGGTAGGCACCCCACCTGAGGCTGTAGACCCCTCTGGATACAGACGACACTGCTTGGTCCCAACCTCCCCAGAGCAACATGTGGATGTGGATAAG GCTGTGGCGCAGAACATGGACTCCGTGTTTAAGGAGCTCTTGGGGAAGGCTGCTGCCCGCCAAGGCCTTGGGCCAGCAGCTACTGCCTCCACCAGCCCCGGGCCCCGAAGCCCAAAGCCTCTGGCCTGTAGCCGCCTGGGCAGAAACAAAGGCTTCTCCCGAGGGCCTGGGGCCCCAGCTTCGCCCTCTGCTTCCCATCCCCAGGGCCAGATTCAGCCCTGA